In Prochlorococcus marinus XMU1406, the genomic stretch AATTGATGCCTCCAGTGACAGAGAATCTTTTGATAAAAGATTCCCGGAGAAAAAGCCTGATGACGTTATTAATTTTTTGATAAGAGATCGTTTAAACCCAAATAGCATAATATCTTGCATTCAAATGGCAAGAGAAAATGCTAGACAAATCAGAGATGTCATGACCACAGAAATGTGGGAACAGATTAATATTTTATATTGGAATATGCAAGAAGGAGAGGCAATATGGAATAAACCAAGACAAGAACAATTAAGTGAAATAAGGAGGGAATGTCAGCTTTTTTATGGAATTACAGATGCGACTCTAAGCAAAGATCTTGCCTGGAGATTTAGCATTCTTGGAAGATTAATTGAAAGAGCTGACAAAACATCAAGAATTTTAGATGTTAAATATTATTTACTCCTACCCAGCTTAGATGAACTTGGAGGAGTTCTTGATGAGCTTCAATGGATTGCACTTTTACGTTCAGCTGGAGCTTATCAAATGTTTAGGAAAGCAGTGCAAAATTCTATAAAGCCTAATTCAGTTGCGAGATTTCTTTTACTTGATCCAATTTTCCCTAGATCAGTAAGATACTGTCTTGATGGGATAAGCAATACTCTTAAAACAATAGATACCTCTCCATCTACTGAAAATCCTTCAGAATTAGAATGCATGAGAGGTTTGCTTAAAGCAAAGTGGAGTTATATCAGAATTGAAGATATAATCAATGATGGTTTACATGAGGCAATCGATTCATTGCAAATGGATTTAAATAAATTAAATGATCTCATTCAAGAAAAATATTTTATTAATTAATAAGTTTATTAATGAGAATTAAATACATTCACAAACTTGAATATAAATATGAAGACCCTGTTCAATTAGGCGAGCATAGATTATGTATAAAGCCAAGGTCAAATGGATTCCAAAAGCTAAAGAATTTTGAATTAAAAATAACCCCAGAACCAGAAATTATTTATCCATTACT encodes the following:
- a CDS encoding alpha-E domain-containing protein; amino-acid sequence: MLLSRVAESLYWINRYLERVENISRFVEVSEAMSLDCPPGSAEPWLPLIDASSDRESFDKRFPEKKPDDVINFLIRDRLNPNSIISCIQMARENARQIRDVMTTEMWEQINILYWNMQEGEAIWNKPRQEQLSEIRRECQLFYGITDATLSKDLAWRFSILGRLIERADKTSRILDVKYYLLLPSLDELGGVLDELQWIALLRSAGAYQMFRKAVQNSIKPNSVARFLLLDPIFPRSVRYCLDGISNTLKTIDTSPSTENPSELECMRGLLKAKWSYIRIEDIINDGLHEAIDSLQMDLNKLNDLIQEKYFIN